One window of the Amycolatopsis mediterranei genome contains the following:
- a CDS encoding PP2C family protein-serine/threonine phosphatase: protein MSRSLDAENRLQQLEAIIGAPATHLGLAEMLAETLQRLREVMAVDTATVLRYQPSGRQLVAFAAAGIEEEVHQGVRVPVGRGFAGRVALERAPVILDHVDETTVVNSLLWERGLHSMLGVPMIAGGELVGVLHIGSVALRQFGESEVITMQLLADRLAMAVQVEALEENRTATMALQRSLLPSSLPEVPGLAFGARYVPGAETGLGGDWYDLFSLPGDRLGVVMGDVSGHGLDAAVIMGRLRSALRAYALDCESPAEVLAKLDRKANHFEHGAMATVAYGIIGADRETLTLSLAGHLPPVLALPGAAARLVDSPPDPPIGLTIGVPERRTTVVELPSDGVLVFYTDGLVERRDRPVDVGMEQLAQAVRAGDPEWVCAQVMAAMIGSRPAQDDVAVLAIRRRDVPAGA from the coding sequence GCCGAGATGCTCGCCGAAACCCTCCAGAGGCTGCGCGAGGTCATGGCGGTCGACACCGCGACCGTGCTCCGTTACCAGCCCAGCGGCCGCCAGCTGGTGGCCTTCGCGGCGGCCGGGATCGAGGAGGAGGTCCACCAGGGCGTGCGGGTGCCGGTGGGCCGCGGCTTCGCCGGCCGGGTCGCGCTCGAACGGGCGCCCGTCATCCTCGACCACGTCGACGAAACGACCGTCGTGAACTCCCTGCTGTGGGAACGCGGGCTGCACTCCATGCTCGGCGTGCCGATGATCGCCGGCGGCGAGCTCGTGGGCGTGCTGCACATCGGTTCCGTCGCGCTCAGGCAGTTCGGTGAGTCCGAAGTGATCACCATGCAGCTGCTCGCCGACCGCCTGGCGATGGCCGTCCAGGTGGAGGCGCTGGAAGAGAACCGCACGGCCACCATGGCACTGCAGCGCAGCCTGCTGCCCAGCAGCCTGCCCGAGGTGCCGGGCCTGGCCTTCGGCGCCCGGTACGTGCCCGGTGCGGAGACCGGGCTCGGCGGGGATTGGTACGACCTGTTCTCCCTGCCGGGTGACCGGCTCGGCGTCGTGATGGGCGACGTCTCCGGGCACGGCCTCGACGCGGCAGTGATCATGGGGCGGCTGCGCAGCGCCCTGCGGGCCTACGCCCTCGACTGCGAAAGTCCCGCCGAGGTGCTCGCCAAGCTCGACCGCAAGGCCAACCACTTCGAGCACGGGGCGATGGCCACGGTGGCCTACGGGATCATCGGCGCGGACCGCGAGACGCTGACGCTGTCCCTCGCCGGGCACCTGCCCCCGGTGCTCGCCCTGCCCGGCGCGGCGGCCCGGCTGGTGGACTCGCCCCCGGATCCCCCGATCGGGCTGACCATCGGCGTGCCCGAGCGGCGCACCACCGTCGTCGAACTGCCCTCCGACGGCGTGCTCGTGTTCTACACCGACGGGCTGGTCGAGCGCCGGGACCGCCCGGTGGACGTCGGCATGGAGCAGCTGGCGCAGGCCGTGCGCGCCGGGGATCCCGAATGGGTCTGCGCGCAGGTCATGGCCGCGATGATCGGCAGCAGGCCGGCCCAAGACGACGTCGCCGTGCTGGCCATCCGGCGCCGTGACGTCCCGGCCGGCGCCTGA
- a CDS encoding STAS domain-containing protein yields MTEHTHFESSATAVPFGEFRIARTEQGEATVVEVAGDVDTTTAPALVQAADEALAEQPPVLVVDLSRVEFLASPGLTALLTIHRNAGTGTAVRIVASGRATLRPIQLTGLEESLSLFPTREAALAGS; encoded by the coding sequence ATGACCGAGCACACCCACTTCGAAAGCTCGGCCACCGCTGTGCCGTTCGGGGAATTCCGGATCGCCCGGACGGAGCAGGGAGAAGCGACCGTGGTCGAGGTCGCCGGGGACGTGGACACCACCACCGCGCCGGCGCTCGTGCAGGCCGCGGACGAGGCACTGGCCGAGCAGCCGCCGGTCCTGGTGGTCGACCTGAGCCGGGTCGAGTTCCTCGCCTCGCCCGGACTGACCGCGCTGCTGACCATCCACCGCAACGCCGGAACCGGCACCGCGGTCCGGATCGTCGCCTCCGGCCGGGCCACCCTGCGCCCGATCCAGCTGACCGGGCTCGAGGAGAGCCTCTCGCTCTTCCCGACCCGCGAAGCGGCACTGGCCGGGTCCTGA
- a CDS encoding STAS domain-containing protein, with protein MGERDVTGDSLDDAASSAGSVALENRDGAVVLRVDGALDLALAPKLRRLAERAARLGPSLLVIDLTGVTFLASAGMAELVRAHRGPTASAPLRVVAAGRITLRPLQLTRLVDELAIYPSLSEALAP; from the coding sequence ATGGGCGAACGGGACGTGACCGGGGACTCACTCGACGACGCAGCCAGTTCGGCGGGATCGGTCGCACTGGAGAACCGCGACGGCGCAGTGGTCCTGCGCGTCGACGGCGCTCTCGACTTGGCGCTGGCACCGAAATTACGCCGATTGGCCGAACGGGCGGCGCGGCTGGGGCCGTCGCTGCTGGTCATCGACCTCACCGGCGTCACCTTCCTGGCCTCGGCGGGCATGGCCGAACTCGTCCGGGCGCACCGCGGGCCCACCGCGTCGGCACCGCTGCGGGTGGTGGCCGCCGGCCGGATCACGCTGCGCCCGCTGCAACTGACCCGGCTGGTCGACGAACTCGCCATCTACCCGTCGCTCTCGGAAGCGCTGGCCCCCTGA